The sequence TCTAAGAGCCGCGCTGAACCATCCGAATTTTTTGAGCAATAGAATCATCGCAATAGTAACACCGACTTCGGTAAGCAGGGTGGTCCATGCCGCGCCTATGTAGGACCAGTGAGGGATGGCGTAAAAATTCGCGCCGACATTAAGAATCATGCCCCAAAAATAAATATATGCCAGCGTCTTTTGTTTGTGGATGACAATGAGCATGTTTGAGTAGAGTGTGCCGAAAAATATCGCGAATGTCGCGCCAAGCAATATCATAAGCGTCCGCACCGAATCGTCATATCCTTTTCCGAAAAGCGCGATGATCTTTGGCGCAAGCATTAAGCCCCCCGCAAGCATGGGGAATGCGATAAAGGAGAGCGCGTCAAATGCCTGGTGGACCGTGTGAAAGAACTTTTCCCGGTTTTCCGAGGCGTGACGTACAAAGACCGGAACGAGCAGTCCTATATAAATGGGCGGATAGGCAACGATGGTTTCCAGTATTTTATACGCGAGCCCGTAGACGCCCACATCGTAGGAGGGCTTAAGCAGGGAAAGCATGAGCGAATCTATTTTGAAATAGATGAACGAGAATATTGTGGAGAGCGCGATGGGGTAGGAGACGCGCAGAATGATCTTCCATGCCCCAAGATCGGGCGTGAAACGATAGAGAATGTGCCTTCGGGCAAAAAACGCCACGACACCAAGTTGCACGATGCCTGCGCCAAGCATTGCGAGCAACGCCCCAATAACCCCGTAGCCGGCCTGCAAAAGCCAAAGCGTGAGCGCCACCTGCACGATGCGTGAGACAAATTCTCCCGCCGCAACCACCCGCATGCGCAGATATTTTTGGAATACCGCGATAAAGAACGTAATGAGCGATGAGCAGACGAACGCGAAAGAGCCGATTGCGATACCTACTTTTACCGAGGCGCTATAGGGGAACAAAAGCGCGATGAGGGGGGCGACAACTCCGAGAATAACGAGAAGTGAAACCACCCGCAGAGAGAAGAATTTGGAAAAGATGTCCGCATCGTCCGCGCCCGGGCGCGACATGTCGCGTAGAAGCGTCTGATACAACCCAAGGTCGGCAAGAACGTTGAAGATGCCTCCGTATGCAAGAATGGTAAAGTATTCCCCGGCCTTGTCTGGCCCTAATCCGCGCGTCACCAAGCTCAAACTAAAAAACGCCAGTACCAATCCCAGCGTTCGTGTAATAACCGAGACCCCTGTATTAGCCGCGACGCCTTTTTTTGTGTGCATTTTTATTGTTGCAGCGGCTTAACCACAACTCTCCGTTCGAGCCCGTCTCCGGTCGACTCCGTGGTGATGTCCGGATGGGCGGTAAGTTCGGAGTGTATGATGCGGCGTTCATAACTTGACATGGGCTCAAGCTCTATCTGTTGCCCCTCTCTGGCCACTTTGCTTGCGACTTCCCGCGCGTACGATCGTAATTCAGTTACGCGCTCTTCGCGATAGTTGTTTATATCAATAATAAAACGCGGGCCTTCCGGTAGCATCCGCCGCACAATAAGTTTGGTCACATATTCAAAGGCGCGCAGATTCGTGCCCTGTTCGCCGATGAGCATGCCCGCATTGTCCGTGGAAACGGCAACCGTCAGCGGCTCATCGGGAGCGTTTTGCCGCAACGAAACGGAAATATCGAAAAATCCCATGAGGCGAAGAAGGGCCTCCGCGGTTTTTCGAAGAGTTTCCTGTTGATTTGATGCTGTTGGGCTTTGGTCGGTCATACACGAAAATTATTATTGGGTCTCTTGAAGAGAGGCCTTGGCGCGCTGCATGTGCCATTGCTGAAACACGGTAAACAGCGTGTAGACTATCCAATAAAGCGCAAGTCCTGCCGGAAACGTAATGCCTAGAAAAACGGTAAATAACGGCATAAAGTAAAGCATTTGCGTATTCATTACCCTTGCCATATCTCCTTCTCTCGCCACGCTGTGGGCCTTGGGAATGCTTTGTCTCGACTGCCAAAACTGCGCAGCTCCTGCCAAGATTGCAAGATATACGTTTTTCTTCGTCAGGTCAATAAGCCCCAAAAACAAGGGGTTGATCAGGCCGGGGTGGCTAACAAACGAATAAAGTCCGACAATCCCATCCGGCTTCAAGCCATTAAGAAATGCCCGATAAAGCGCGATGAGCACCGGAAACTGCACCAAGAGCGGTAGACAACCGGAAAACGGGCTTACGCGATGCTCCTTATACAGCTCCATGAGCTTTTTTGCCTGTTCTTCTCGCTTGTCTTTGTGTTTTTCTTGCAACTCTTTTATTTTTGGCTGCAACTCCTGAAGGCGTTTTTGTGATCTAAGGGCTTTAAGAGAGAACGGATACAGAATAACACGGATAAGAATGGTAAGAAGTATGATGGCAACTCCAATATCGTGGTGCGGCAGGATATTGTAAATGCCGATAAGCGCATTAAAGATCGGCCGATACAGCGCTTCATTGAAAATACTTATAAAAATATTCATAATATTGGGCCTTCGCGCTAATAAAGCGCCGATGGCATAGAATGATTTTTAAAACACGGCCTTTTGGTGCCCACACACGCGCTTGCCGGACACATACTAT comes from bacterium and encodes:
- a CDS encoding flippase — translated: MHTKKGVAANTGVSVITRTLGLVLAFFSLSLVTRGLGPDKAGEYFTILAYGGIFNVLADLGLYQTLLRDMSRPGADDADIFSKFFSLRVVSLLVILGVVAPLIALLFPYSASVKVGIAIGSFAFVCSSLITFFIAVFQKYLRMRVVAAGEFVSRIVQVALTLWLLQAGYGVIGALLAMLGAGIVQLGVVAFFARRHILYRFTPDLGAWKIILRVSYPIALSTIFSFIYFKIDSLMLSLLKPSYDVGVYGLAYKILETIVAYPPIYIGLLVPVFVRHASENREKFFHTVHQAFDALSFIAFPMLAGGLMLAPKIIALFGKGYDDSVRTLMILLGATFAIFFGTLYSNMLIVIHKQKTLAYIYFWGMILNVGANFYAIPHWSYIGAAWTTLLTEVGVTIAMILLLKKFGWFSAALRRIPRIALASVLMVFVLFLFSSQSILILLLIGAVSYGAFAFLLKAVSVAEIRGLARPSLK
- a CDS encoding R3H domain-containing nucleic acid-binding protein, which codes for MTDQSPTASNQQETLRKTAEALLRLMGFFDISVSLRQNAPDEPLTVAVSTDNAGMLIGEQGTNLRAFEYVTKLIVRRMLPEGPRFIIDINNYREERVTELRSYAREVASKVAREGQQIELEPMSSYERRIIHSELTAHPDITTESTGDGLERRVVVKPLQQ
- a CDS encoding YidC/Oxa1 family membrane protein insertase; this translates as MNIFISIFNEALYRPIFNALIGIYNILPHHDIGVAIILLTILIRVILYPFSLKALRSQKRLQELQPKIKELQEKHKDKREEQAKKLMELYKEHRVSPFSGCLPLLVQFPVLIALYRAFLNGLKPDGIVGLYSFVSHPGLINPLFLGLIDLTKKNVYLAILAGAAQFWQSRQSIPKAHSVAREGDMARVMNTQMLYFMPLFTVFLGITFPAGLALYWIVYTLFTVFQQWHMQRAKASLQETQ